Within Cyprinus carpio isolate SPL01 chromosome A11, ASM1834038v1, whole genome shotgun sequence, the genomic segment AAACCCAAAAAGACTTTCCTCATTTCAGAAGTCCAACAAACGGCACTACAAAGAGGGTTTTTATTACCTGTCAGAAACAAACAGTAGAGTGagattactgcaaaataaaatggtttcaaATCAATATATCGAGAGTGCACCTACTTAAGGGCAACATTTGTGGTTTGGAATAGCAGATAGGTGTATATCCATTACAACTACTGCAATACATGATTGTGGTACTGTAgctaaaagagaaaaataatttaatagtcTTTCTGATTGacgctctctctttttctcccacTCTTCTTCTTATCTTCTCTCTCCTGTCTCTTATTGGTCCGTAGATGGCTGAAGTTTGAGGAGGATGTAGAAGACGGAGGGGAAAGGTGGAGTAAGCCATATGTGGCTACTCTTTCCCTTCACAGTCTGTTTGAGCTGCGGAGCTGTATCCTCAACGGCACTGTCATGCTGGACATGAGGGCCAACTCACTGGAGGAGATCGCAGGTACAGAGTCTGAAAACATTCTTCAGTCTAGATCTGCCTTCCTTAAGGATCCAAAGCAATCAGCATTTCAATTACTAGGATTAGCTGTTTTCTCATTTCAGTTAGCAATATACAGTAGACCCATTCAGCGTGTGTCCCAATTAGCATAGCATGCAAGATTAGATTTTTGCATCCCAAATgatagtaaatttaaaataatgtgccACATGTGCTGTTGATATCATTTTTAGGTTGGAATTTCACAATCTGTGCATGGTTTTTTGACTAATATGCTAATGCATTCCAACAACTCTTAACAAATCAGAAGAGGAGTTTGTGATGGTTCTCTTTCAACCTTTTTTTAGTTAAAGTAGCAATCAATGACaaaccagtaagattttttatgttttctaaatgagtgtcttatgcttatcaaggctgcatttatttgatcaaaaatacagtaaaatagtgatactgtaaaatagtattacaatccttcagaaaacatttctaatatgctgatttattatcaatgttggaaactgctgtgctgcttaaagggttactccaccccaaaatggaaattttgtcattaatcacttacccccatgtcgttccaaacccgtaaaaactttgttcgtcttcggaacacaatataagatattttggatgaaaaccaggaggcctctgactgtcccatagactgccaagtaaataacagtgtcaaggtccagaaaaggtatgaaagtcaaaaagtgttcccgtcgcttcatataacccagattgcacgtctgatggcagatggagtattctgacgacgactttcataccttttctggaccttgccactgttatttacttggcagtctatgggacagtcacaggcctcccggttttcatccaaaaaatcttaaattgtgttccgaggatgaacaaagtttttacgggtttgaaacgacatgggggtaagtgattaatgacaaaattttcatttcggggtggagtatccctttaatctttttttcaggactctttgatgaataaaatgatgaacagcatttattcaaaatagaaatcatttgttacaatatacactgctgttcaaaagtttggggtcagtacttttttttttgagagagaaattaatacttttattcagcaaggatatgttaaataaataaaatgtgatagtaaagacttgtattgttatattttggTAGTGTATATCacatataattttctttatttattgttttttattttaaagatatggTTTTGGACCAGCACGAGATGTCAGGTTCTGTAGGAGAGGAGGTGAGGAAGAAGATTCGAAATGCTCTCCTTAAACAGCATCACCATCAGAACCAGAAGAAACTGGCTAACCGGATCCCCATCGTACGCTCTTTCGCAGATATCGGCAGGAAGCAGTCCGAACCGCACTCAATGGATAAGAATGGTACTGCTCCACATACTCCAGCAAATGCATTCTTCTACATTTGCCATGCATctgtcttatttttctttttgatggtgtgtctgtctctctgtctgtgtatcCTAGTTATCATCACGACCCATTCGCTCCCCagtcccctctcctctctctggtCTAGGTTCAGCAACAATGTGAGAAACAGACAGGTGCTCTTATGTCCAGCCTGGTCCCTCCGCTGTCCCAAGTGTCTGTCAGCTCCTCATAAACCCCACCCATGCCCTTCTGCACAAAAAACCCACATCCCCTTCAGCAAACGACTAAGCTCGCATTACAGCTACCACGTCATTCCCACCCTCAATCCTGAAGAAGAGCCACCACCAGGCAATATGATCATATATTCGCCTGTACTTTTATGGCACAGTCACATTATTGAAATTTTAAGAGCAAAAAAGGTCCATTctcaatagtgtagcaatgtatgaagcacagctcacaaagTAGTCACtgtcaaaccaagcagctttctatcGGTCAGTGCAACGAATTTGTGTGACCAACTTAAATCTGATGTGACATCTGTGTGAGAGATTTTTTTACCCTCACAAGAAATTCCTGAGCATGTGGATTCATAGTAAACTGACTGGATTTTGCTCATGAAAATTCGCTGAACAGCACTGACTGTGACTGTACCTTAACACATAGATATGGAATATCTAGATACAATAGTCTGATGATACCATGTCAGTTTAATTGCATATGTTTATGGGCGGCTTGCATATGTCTTGGCTTTTCCAATATGGAGGACTTGCTAATGTTATCATGGTAATTAGCAACAGTTTATTCAGAGTCATTTCAGGTATTCCATATCAGTGCTCTAACCAACAATAAACATAGCATTAGCATAGAATTTAACAACGTAGTGTTGCATTTAACCACATAGGAAGTAGTACTGGGATTTGTTGTAGACTTTTAAATTTGCAACCTCATCTAATTGTATCTACACTACTTCtagatttagtttttaaaattgaataagATTTAGACAGTACTAGGAGGTTTGTAAGTGACCTCCTTAACATGAACATGTTCAACATGACCTCCTTTTTTTAACCAAGTAAGTGTGCCTAGGTCTTCATCTCCATGACCGTAACATCACTGCCTTTCTTCAAAACAATTGAATCTGTTATATGATGGTCTGttatttatttcctgtttggtATGATTGCTGCACCGCTTCCAGGTCAGATGGTGTCTCCTCAGGCTCAGCCCACCACAACTGAAGGACGTTCGGATGGCAGTCGTGAGAACAGTGCTGTTGACTTCAGCAAAGTAAGAATGACATTCCAGACAGAAGTAAATCTTACTCTGGAACTTAAATATACaatcatacactactgttcaaatgtttgggggcaGTAAGCTTCTTGAGCATCaagtcatcatattagaatgctCTCTGAAGGATTTGAGTAATGTCTACTGAAAAATCATCTTTGCTAACTCAGGAATCACAACATATTTTTTGTGCCTGCAGATAGACCTCCACTTCATGAAGAAGATCCCACCAGGAGCTGAGGCATCCAACATCTTGGTGGGTGAGCTGGAGTTTCTAGAGAAACCTGTGGTGGCCTTCATCCGTTTGTCCCCTGCTGTGCTGCTCAACGGACTGGCAGAGGTCCCCATTACCACCAGGTAAGAGCAATATATCTGTGCACAAAACTCATGAAACATATTAATTTCTCAGTCGTTCAAGTTCATTTTGTGGAGCGGTGTGCCTCAGAGTTCACTACTAAGTCCTTTGTCATTGTGCAGGTTTCTCTTCATTCTGCTGGGGCCCTTGGGGAAAGGGCCTCAGTACCATGAGATTGGTCGCTCTATCGCCACGCTAATGACAGACGAGGTCAGTACTATGCACAATACTGTTTATTTCTGTCCATTATGATTTACTATAGGTAGCAGGCTGTTATATTTGCTAATTTCACCTGAACGTCTCTTCTCCAGGTGTTTCATGATGTGGCTTATAAAGCAAAGGATCGTTCTGACCTTGTGGCAGGAATTGATGAGTTTTTGGACCAGGTGACTGTGCTGCCTCCAGGCGAGTGGGATCCCACCATCAGAATAGAGCCACCCAAAAGCGTGCCCTCACAGGTGAGAAAGTCCTCAAACTCCATGCACTGATTCATCACGGATGTGGACTTTAGTGATGCACAGAaatttcagaaaattaaaatattcagccaaaaatgaatttTCGGTTTTGGATAAAACAGTTTTCGAGGGCTGAATTTATTGACTAAATGATCATCTTTTCCTCTTTACTGCTAAatattatagcacaaaataaacacatatgaacATTAGAAGGTATGTTGAAAGAAATAGTACAacttactaaaatatattatgtctcatgtaatcactcaagcAGTTCTTTCAGACAACAGAAAGaagtcaataaaacagcttgtaaacaatgtcacgtaaTGTTACATTTACCTCAAGAAAACCATTCAATGTCAGCTCGAGagtcagctagaaaaatgaacactagagaggaacattttgctaaatatatgacTTAACATGTTGTCTTCATTATtctatatgtttaaataaatcagtaattacattttattatagccACATTAGAGtagaaacattattatataaataaaaactgcgaTCAGTATTAATGTTGGTTTTGTGTCACCATCTTGCAGGAGAAACGGAAGGTTCCTCCTCTGGCCAATGGAGGAGCTGATTTGGGGGAGCCTGAGGAGCACGGAGGCCATGGAGGACCAGAATTACAGCGCACAGGGAGGTGAGTGATCTGCAAATATGTACTGTccatatattttagcatttttgaaTTCTGTAAATCCTCATGTCAGAGATGGACTTGGATCTCAGAGGTTTTCTTTGTTTGGATCTTCAGGTTTTTTGGTGGGTTGTTTCTGGACATCAAGCGAAAGGCACCTCACTACCTGTCAGATTACACAGATGCCGTCAGTCTGCAGTGTCTCGCCTCCTTCCTTTTCCTGTACTGCGCCTGCATGTCTCCTGTTATCACCTTCGGAGGTCTGCTAGGAGAAGCTACGGAAGGACGCATTGTAAGAACATGTTTATATATGCAGAACGTATATCAAGCAGAGGGGTTGAATATGATGTGACTGATGTtatgtttttttccatttcccaTTTCAGAGTGCAATAGAGTCTCTGTTTGGAGCCTCTATGACGGGTATAGCGTATTCTTTGTTTGCTGGCCAGCCCCTCACTATCCTGGGCAGCACAGGACCTGTCTTGGTCTTTGAGAAAATCCTTTTCAAATTCTGCAAGTGAGGCTCCTTTGATTTGCACTAAGCATTTTGAAGTATTTCAGTCAGCTCAGGGGAATTGTCCAAGAAATGAATTGCACTGATGGCGTTGTTTATTTTCACATGCAATCTGCATTGTTGCAGCACTGTATTTCATTAAAGgaaatatgcaaatcaggtaatgatgtaaacccattcaaaaaatttgaataaaaccataaaaactacAATTACACTGGTACCTGCTTAAATTGGgtttattgattgattgcatACAATGATAAAGTTGAAGCAAATTTAGAAATAGAATACAATATTAGTGactggaaattaaataaataaagatcacATGAGCTTATTCAATGTACTCAGTCACAGATAAAAATTTAGATTAACATATCaagtttcaaattaattaattaattataaacagAAATACATATTCACAGAtaaaatttttaagattttaattctTATATTAGCTGAAATATTGCATAAGAAATGCAACACTATTTAGTGAACTCATCCCCAAAGTGTCTTTTATCATTTTACCGCAAGACAGAGACtcatttttatctgtgttttctCCTCAGAGAATATGGTTTGTCCTACCTCTCCTTGCGTGTGTGTATCGGTCTGTGGACAGCCTTTTTCTGTCTTCTGCTGGTTGCCACAGACGCCAGCTCGCTGGTGTGTTACATCACACGATTCACAGAGGAAGCTTTCGCTTCCCTCATCTGCATCATCTTCATCTACGAGGCTCTGGAGAAACTCATTCATCTGGGAGAGACGTACCCTTTCAACATGCACAACGATCTCAACCAGCTCACTCAGTACTCGTGAGTACTGACGCACATATCAATCTTCCTTAAAGTCACAGCTCTAATTCATTTGTGTGTTGTTGACAAAGTTATCAATGTGAAACCATGTGatgtattaatttgtgttttgcagGTGTGTGTGCACAATGCCTAAAGATCCCAGCAATGCCACACTGAATTACTGGCAGGAAAAAAACATCACTGCTTCTGAAATTGACTGGTTTGATCTAGATGTAAAGGTAAGTGTGACTATTGGTGCATTCGTATTTACGAATTGGacctttttataataaaaagaaaacaagtagtttaTAAAAGAAATGGAacagagagtgcaagtgttaaagggtcaagttttttttaataaataaaaagaaaacaagtagacaagctagaatagaaatagaatagagagtgcaagtgttaaagggtcaagtgtagatggaagagatgtgtctttagctGTTTCTTGAAGATGACTAAAGACTGCTCAGGGCTCAAAGAAAGTTCAGAGTTTCCTACTCATAATTAGGACTTTGTGGTGGCGTTTATGTGCATTCAGCTCATAAATACGATCTTTTGGACATGATTTAACACTTCATATGGCTGTGTTATGAATGCAATACTATCGTGCTGGATACTGattgtacattaaaaatagtatgaGAAACAGTATGCATTATGCAGTGATAAATAACTAAAGCTCTCAAGCAATTAAATCTACCAACTGGCCTATCAAAATAAAGCCAAAAagccccccaaaataaaaatctttaaaatgtaaaataatgttaacttgtttattgaactgttgtaaacaGTGCTCTTGTTTGTGGGATATTGCTAAACTTGCAAAAATCCATACAGGTACATTGAATTTTATGGGTATATAACTGCATTCTCATAGGCTACATCACATAGTCAGTCGTCATCCTGCATCATGTTTTTTAGCAATTGCATGCAATGATGTACAGGTCTGGGCAGGGTTGGGAGCGTTAAATGCATTAATcattgagtgcattgcattgtggcaTTATCTCTTCCACACAACCTTTTACAAATAATAGGTCACCCATACATACAGAAGATTATACACCCTGCAtagtactttattttaaaaacagtatgccATCCCAAACATTCCCACAGACACCCCCCTCATTTCTGTGGCTCAGATATGGGTTAATACATTTCAGTGACTCGTACTTTAATAAAAGCAAATCCTCAGCTGGTTCACCTCAGTTCCCCTTTATATCTAagctcctgcacacacacaaatacacaacacacaatctAATCCACCATAAACAAATCCTTGTGATATTTCCAGTTACACATGACTGTATATGATTTTATCTGCTTTTTTTCTAGAgtttgtgtttatctgtgttctttgAAGCAGATGTGATTATTGAGTCTGATGTTTCGTCTCAGGGCTGTGTGGAGAACAGGGGAGAGTTTGTAGGCAGAGCCTGTGGCCACCACGGTCCGTACATCCCTGACGTCCTCTTCTGGTCTGTCATTCTCTTCTTCTCCACGGTTGCCATGTCCTCTTTCCTCAAGGAGTTCAAAACTAGCCGTTACTTCCCCACCAAGGCAAGAagcttgtgtgtgtttcagtataGAAtagtacaatataatataataattataatttatttagaccCATTATACCTAAAagggtaaaaattaaaaaaaatttaggctCACAGATTTATGTTCATTTCTAGTGCTTATTCTAATTCTGTGTGTTTCTAAACAGGTGAGGGCAGTTATCAGTGATTTTGCTGTTTTCATCACCATCATGACCATGGTTCTGATCGACTATGCTCTGGGGGTCCCTTCCCCCAAACTACAGGTTCCTAATGAGTTCAAAGTGAGTCGTTAAGAGAAGTTTTACAGTATTGTGTCAGTTGTACATTTCTGCACAAATCTATCCTGTACATATGGATATGTAATTAACAAGATGATCTCTCACAGCCAACCAGAGATGACCGTGGCTGGTTCATCAGCCCAATAGGTCCAAACCCATGGTGGACCATTATTGTGTCCTTCATCCCAGCTCTGCTATGCACCATCCTCATCTTCATGGACCAACAAATCACTGCTGTGATTATTAACAGGAAGGAACACAAGCTGAAGGTGTGTTGCTAAGTCCTTCACAATATGCTTCTTTTGGTCAACAAATATTCAACTTGATGTCTTTTGTTATGTATGTGTGCCTGCACAGAAAGGCTGTGGGTATCATCTGGACCTGTTTGTGGTGGGTGTGATGCTGGGCGTGTGCTCTTTGATGGGCCTGCCATGGTTCGTAGCCGCGACGGTGTTGTCAATCAGCCACGTGAACAGCCTGAAGCTGGAGTCTGAATGCTCTGCGCCTGGTGAACAGCCCAAGTTCTTGGGCATCAGAGAGCAGCGCTTCACCGGCCTCATGATATTCGTCCTGATGGGCAGCTCAGTGTTTATGACCTCCGTATTGAAGGTTAGTGGCTCAGATTGAGTCAGCCTGCTAACATGATGCTTGCATTAAACTTTTGAGACTTTTCatcctttttaatgtttattattttatgtttttgtcctcAGAATATCCCGATGCCTGTGTTATATGGAGTTTTCCTCTATATGGGAGCATCGTCTCTCAGGGGCATACAGGTACTGCAATTACTGAATTCATATATTGTGCATGACAGATGTTTATTCTGCTATTTGTAGGAGTGGCTTATGTTacttaatattgtttatatactataatagtatatattaatgttttgtatgagcttttatttt encodes:
- the LOC109091295 gene encoding sodium-driven chloride bicarbonate exchanger-like isoform X1, whose product is MDVKDQGAQMEPLLPAVQSPASDNGRNDEEAVLDRGGTRSMLKTNFEKEELEGHRTLYIGVHVPLGRRSHRRHRHHGHRHSKRSRERDSGTEDGRESPSYTDTPSQRVQFLLGMEDDEEHIPHALFTELDEICLKEGEDAEWKETARWLKFEEDVEDGGERWSKPYVATLSLHSLFELRSCILNGTVMLDMRANSLEEIADMVLDQHEMSGSVGEEVRKKIRNALLKQHHHQNQKKLANRIPIVRSFADIGRKQSEPHSMDKNGQMVSPQAQPTTTEGRSDGSRENSAVDFSKIDLHFMKKIPPGAEASNILVGELEFLEKPVVAFIRLSPAVLLNGLAEVPITTRFLFILLGPLGKGPQYHEIGRSIATLMTDEVFHDVAYKAKDRSDLVAGIDEFLDQVTVLPPGEWDPTIRIEPPKSVPSQEKRKVPPLANGGADLGEPEEHGGHGGPELQRTGRFFGGLFLDIKRKAPHYLSDYTDAVSLQCLASFLFLYCACMSPVITFGGLLGEATEGRISAIESLFGASMTGIAYSLFAGQPLTILGSTGPVLVFEKILFKFCKEYGLSYLSLRVCIGLWTAFFCLLLVATDASSLVCYITRFTEEAFASLICIIFIYEALEKLIHLGETYPFNMHNDLNQLTQYSCVCTMPKDPSNATLNYWQEKNITASEIDWFDLDVKGCVENRGEFVGRACGHHGPYIPDVLFWSVILFFSTVAMSSFLKEFKTSRYFPTKVRAVISDFAVFITIMTMVLIDYALGVPSPKLQVPNEFKPTRDDRGWFISPIGPNPWWTIIVSFIPALLCTILIFMDQQITAVIINRKEHKLKKGCGYHLDLFVVGVMLGVCSLMGLPWFVAATVLSISHVNSLKLESECSAPGEQPKFLGIREQRFTGLMIFVLMGSSVFMTSVLKNIPMPVLYGVFLYMGASSLRGIQFFDRLRLFGMPAKHQPDFIYLRHVPLRKVHLFTIVQLTCLVLLWVIKTSRAAIVFPMMVLALVFIRKLLDFVFCKRDLSWLDDLMPESKKKKMEDAQEEENQCVLMEDEGIVQVPLEGHCKDDPSIVNISDEMTKTSFGNICLSTDSTNKDQSSKSSLS
- the LOC109091295 gene encoding sodium-driven chloride bicarbonate exchanger-like isoform X2, with product MDVKDQGAQMEPLLPARNDEEAVLDRGGTRSMLKTNFEKEELEGHRTLYIGVHVPLGRRSHRRHRHHGHRHSKRSRERDSGTEDGRESPSYTDTPSQRVQFLLGMEDDEEHIPHALFTELDEICLKEGEDAEWKETARWLKFEEDVEDGGERWSKPYVATLSLHSLFELRSCILNGTVMLDMRANSLEEIADMVLDQHEMSGSVGEEVRKKIRNALLKQHHHQNQKKLANRIPIVRSFADIGRKQSEPHSMDKNGQMVSPQAQPTTTEGRSDGSRENSAVDFSKIDLHFMKKIPPGAEASNILVGELEFLEKPVVAFIRLSPAVLLNGLAEVPITTRFLFILLGPLGKGPQYHEIGRSIATLMTDEVFHDVAYKAKDRSDLVAGIDEFLDQVTVLPPGEWDPTIRIEPPKSVPSQEKRKVPPLANGGADLGEPEEHGGHGGPELQRTGRFFGGLFLDIKRKAPHYLSDYTDAVSLQCLASFLFLYCACMSPVITFGGLLGEATEGRISAIESLFGASMTGIAYSLFAGQPLTILGSTGPVLVFEKILFKFCKEYGLSYLSLRVCIGLWTAFFCLLLVATDASSLVCYITRFTEEAFASLICIIFIYEALEKLIHLGETYPFNMHNDLNQLTQYSCVCTMPKDPSNATLNYWQEKNITASEIDWFDLDVKGCVENRGEFVGRACGHHGPYIPDVLFWSVILFFSTVAMSSFLKEFKTSRYFPTKVRAVISDFAVFITIMTMVLIDYALGVPSPKLQVPNEFKPTRDDRGWFISPIGPNPWWTIIVSFIPALLCTILIFMDQQITAVIINRKEHKLKKGCGYHLDLFVVGVMLGVCSLMGLPWFVAATVLSISHVNSLKLESECSAPGEQPKFLGIREQRFTGLMIFVLMGSSVFMTSVLKNIPMPVLYGVFLYMGASSLRGIQFFDRLRLFGMPAKHQPDFIYLRHVPLRKVHLFTIVQLTCLVLLWVIKTSRAAIVFPMMVLALVFIRKLLDFVFCKRDLSWLDDLMPESKKKKMEDAQEEENQCVLMEDEGIVQVPLEGHCKDDPSIVNISDEMTKTSFGNICLSTDSTNKDQSSKSSLS
- the LOC109091295 gene encoding sodium-driven chloride bicarbonate exchanger-like isoform X4 translates to MDVKDQGAQMEPLLPAVQSPASDNGRNDEEAVLDRGGTRSMLKTNFEKEELEGHRTLYIGVHVPLGRRSHRRHRHHGHRHSKRSRERDSGTEDGRESPSYTDTPSQRVQFLLGMEDDEEHIPHALFTELDEICLKEGEDAEWKETARWLKFEEDVEDGGERWSKPYVATLSLHSLFELRSCILNGTVMLDMRANSLEEIADMVLDQHEMSGSVGEEVRKKIRNALLKQHHHQNQKKLANRIPIVRSFADIGRKQSEPHSMDKNVIITTHSLPSPLSSLWSRFSNNVRNRQVLLCPAWSLRCPKCLSAPHKPHPCPSAQKTHIPFSKRLSSHYSYHVIPTLNPEEEPPPGQMVSPQAQPTTTEGRSDGSRENSAVDFSKIDLHFMKKIPPGAEASNILVGELEFLEKPVVAFIRLSPAVLLNGLAEVPITTRFLFILLGPLGKGPQYHEIGRSIATLMTDEVFHDVAYKAKDRSDLVAGIDEFLDQVTVLPPGEWDPTIRIEPPKSVPSQEKRKVPPLANGGADLGEPEEHGGHGGPELQRTGRFFGGLFLDIKRKAPHYLSDYTDAVSLQCLASFLFLYCACMSPVITFGGLLGEATEGRISAIESLFGASMTGIAYSLFAGQPLTILGSTGPVLVFEKILFKFCKEYGLSYLSLRVCIGLWTAFFCLLLVATDASSLVCYITRFTEEAFASLICIIFIYEALEKLIHLGETYPFNMHNDLNQLTQYSCVCTMPKDPSNATLNYWQEKNITASEIDWFDLDVKGCVENRGEFVGRACGHHGPYIPDVLFWSVILFFSTVAMSSFLKEFKTSRYFPTKVRAVISDFAVFITIMTMVLIDYALGVPSPKLQVPNEFKPTRDDRGWFISPIGPNPWWTIIVSFIPALLCTILIFMDQQITAVIINRKEHKLKKGCGYHLDLFVVGVMLGVCSLMGLPWFVAATVLSISHVNSLKLESECSAPGEQPKFLGIREQRFTGLMIFVLMGSSVFMTSVLKNIPMPVLYGVFLYMGASSLRGIQFFDRLRLFGMPAKHQPDFIYLRHVPLRKVHLFTIVQLTCLVLLWVIKTSRAAIVFPMMVLALVFIRKLLDFVFCKRDLSWLDDLMPESKKKKMEDAQEEENQCVLMEDEGIVQVPLEGHCKDDPSIVNISDEMTKTSFGNICLSTDSTNKDQSSKSSTVEVAIGHKRGDEETEADLDRETSL
- the LOC109091295 gene encoding sodium-driven chloride bicarbonate exchanger-like isoform X3, whose translation is MQHRSSMNTGFNCQRNDEEAVLDRGGTRSMLKTNFEKEELEGHRTLYIGVHVPLGRRSHRRHRHHGHRHSKRSRERDSGTEDGRESPSYTDTPSQRVQFLLGMEDDEEHIPHALFTELDEICLKEGEDAEWKETARWLKFEEDVEDGGERWSKPYVATLSLHSLFELRSCILNGTVMLDMRANSLEEIADMVLDQHEMSGSVGEEVRKKIRNALLKQHHHQNQKKLANRIPIVRSFADIGRKQSEPHSMDKNGQMVSPQAQPTTTEGRSDGSRENSAVDFSKIDLHFMKKIPPGAEASNILVGELEFLEKPVVAFIRLSPAVLLNGLAEVPITTRFLFILLGPLGKGPQYHEIGRSIATLMTDEVFHDVAYKAKDRSDLVAGIDEFLDQVTVLPPGEWDPTIRIEPPKSVPSQEKRKVPPLANGGADLGEPEEHGGHGGPELQRTGRFFGGLFLDIKRKAPHYLSDYTDAVSLQCLASFLFLYCACMSPVITFGGLLGEATEGRISAIESLFGASMTGIAYSLFAGQPLTILGSTGPVLVFEKILFKFCKEYGLSYLSLRVCIGLWTAFFCLLLVATDASSLVCYITRFTEEAFASLICIIFIYEALEKLIHLGETYPFNMHNDLNQLTQYSCVCTMPKDPSNATLNYWQEKNITASEIDWFDLDVKGCVENRGEFVGRACGHHGPYIPDVLFWSVILFFSTVAMSSFLKEFKTSRYFPTKVRAVISDFAVFITIMTMVLIDYALGVPSPKLQVPNEFKPTRDDRGWFISPIGPNPWWTIIVSFIPALLCTILIFMDQQITAVIINRKEHKLKKGCGYHLDLFVVGVMLGVCSLMGLPWFVAATVLSISHVNSLKLESECSAPGEQPKFLGIREQRFTGLMIFVLMGSSVFMTSVLKNIPMPVLYGVFLYMGASSLRGIQFFDRLRLFGMPAKHQPDFIYLRHVPLRKVHLFTIVQLTCLVLLWVIKTSRAAIVFPMMVLALVFIRKLLDFVFCKRDLSWLDDLMPESKKKKMEDAQEEENQCVLMEDEGIVQVPLEGHCKDDPSIVNISDEMTKTSFGNICLSTDSTNKDQSSKSSLS